In Vulpes lagopus strain Blue_001 chromosome 1, ASM1834538v1, whole genome shotgun sequence, a genomic segment contains:
- the C1H1orf116 gene encoding specifically androgen-regulated gene protein isoform X1 gives MGARGPSAPHPCPRPGLRFQAATPAQFAQFAEKPPGKGDSSYDFLSAEEKECLLFLEETIGSLDTEADSGLSTDESEQDAAPRAPRAPPAAQPAPQGHPAERSAPRGPEPRRGPPAGPPRLPEAQGLGPRSGSYSLPRNIRIGSSQDLGRSSRPTSGPGEPEHLPEGPGAEAQAGGASRDSHPGPRALSPPATKAMWQEPQEGGPAPPPTPGSQAARAHDAASPAGVDPGARLAPLPAPKPRKLPPNIVLKSSRSGLHGEPQNWLSRHPDGGPGDSGPAATSLQEQRRARREALEKLGLPQDQDQPGPHFSGRTGCPGPWPRPGPQASAPAGAAPGPAPTRAPTLTSAPTSAPAPAPTPAPAPAPTPAPTSALTSAPAPAPTPTPAPAQAPAQASPPLPTAKSRPIPIPKAPAAGGPLTQRRPDPALTLQESSIPGLRQMSFKSNTLERSGVGLGSRLPAEKDPSPQTSSSLGRDSFLGKVSPNVLRNTRPRPASLGTGKDFAGVRVAELAELQQPSASKRSSFQGQGRDRLPRPPCISVKISPKGVPDEHRREALKKLGLLKE, from the exons ATGGGTGCTCGTGGGCCCTCGGCCCCGCATCCCTGCCCCCGTCCGGGCCTGCGGTTTCAGGCGGCAACACCTGCACAGTTTGCACAGTTTGCGGAGAAGCCTCCTGGAAAG GGTGACAGCAGCTACGACTTCCTGTCCGCTGAAGAGAAAGAGTGTCTGCTCTTCCTGGAGGAGACCATCGGCTCACTGGACACTGAGGCTGACAGCGGGCTGTCCACCGACGAGTCTGAGCAAGACGCAGCTCCCCGAGCCCCCCGAGCGCCGCCCGCAGCCCAGCCTGCCCCCCAGG GACACCCAGCGGAGAGGAGCGCGCCCCGCGGCCCAGAGCCCAGGAGAGGGCCTCCAGCCGGGCCACCCCGCCTGCCTgaggcccagggcctgggccccaggtCTGGCTCCTATAGCCTCCCCAGAAATATCCGCATCGGCAGCAGCCAGGACCTCGGGAGGAGCAGCCGGCCCACCAGCGGCCCCGGGGAGCCTGAGCACCTGCCGGAGGGCCCAGGTGCTGAGGCTCAGGCAGGCGGGGCCTCCCGCGACAGCCACCCGGGGCCGCGGGCCCTCAGCCCCCCGGCGACAAAGGCCATGTGGCAGGAGCCCCAGGAGGGCGGCCCcgcgcctccccccaccccggggtcccaggcTGCAAGAGCCCACGATGCTGCCAGCCCCGCGGGCGTGGACCCCGGTGCCCGGCTGGCCCCGCTCCCGGCCCCCAAGCCCCGGAAGCTGCCCCCCAATATCGTCCTGAAGAGCAGTCGGAGCGGGCTCCACGGCGAGCCCCAGAACTGGCTGTCCCGCCACCCGGACGGCGGCCCCGGAGACTCGGGCCCTGCTGCCACCTCGctgcaggagcagaggagggcGCGCCGGGAGGCGCTGGAGAAGCTGGGGTTaccccaggaccaggaccagccTGGACCCCACTTCAGTGGCCGCACCGGCTGCCCCGGCCCgtggcccaggcctggcccccagGCCTCTGCACCTGCTGGCGCGGCTCCGGGCCCTGCCCCCACGCGGGCCCCGACCCTGACCTCGGCCCCTAcctcggccccggccccggccccgaccccggccccggccccggccccgaccccggccccgacCTCGGCTCTGACctcggccccagccccggccccgaccccgaccccggccccagcccaggccccggcCCAGGCCTCTCCGCCGCTGCCCACTGCCAAATCCAGGCCCATCCCCATCCCTAAGGCCCCGGCGGCCGGCGGCCCCCTGACCCAGCGGAGGCCCGACCCGGCGCTGACGCTCCAGGAGAGCAGCATCCCCGGCCTGAGACAGATGAGCTTCAAGTCCAACACCCTGGAGCGCTCGGGCGTGGGCCTGGGCAGCCGCCTCCCGGCTGAGAAGGACCCCAGCCCCCAAACCAGCTCGTCCCTGGGCAGAGACTCCTTCTTGGGCAAGGTGTCTCCCAACGTCCTGCGGAACACACGGCCCCGCCCGGCGTCCCTGGGCACCGGGAAGGACTTCGCAGGGGTCCGGGTGGCCGAGCTGGCCGAGCTGCAGCAGCCCAGCGCCTCCAAGCGCTCGTCCTTCCAAGGGCAGGGCCGCGACAGGCTGCCTCGCCCCCCCTGCATCAGTGTCAAGATCTCCCCCAAAGGCGTCCCTGACGAGCACAGAAGGGAAGCCCTGAAGAAGCTGGGCCTGTTGAAGGAGTAG
- the C1H1orf116 gene encoding specifically androgen-regulated gene protein isoform X2, whose protein sequence is MPQSQLWPAGPGSEPGTRVGSCDSIMSTTATRSGSGDSSYDFLSAEEKECLLFLEETIGSLDTEADSGLSTDESEQDAAPRAPRAPPAAQPAPQGHPAERSAPRGPEPRRGPPAGPPRLPEAQGLGPRSGSYSLPRNIRIGSSQDLGRSSRPTSGPGEPEHLPEGPGAEAQAGGASRDSHPGPRALSPPATKAMWQEPQEGGPAPPPTPGSQAARAHDAASPAGVDPGARLAPLPAPKPRKLPPNIVLKSSRSGLHGEPQNWLSRHPDGGPGDSGPAATSLQEQRRARREALEKLGLPQDQDQPGPHFSGRTGCPGPWPRPGPQASAPAGAAPGPAPTRAPTLTSAPTSAPAPAPTPAPAPAPTPAPTSALTSAPAPAPTPTPAPAQAPAQASPPLPTAKSRPIPIPKAPAAGGPLTQRRPDPALTLQESSIPGLRQMSFKSNTLERSGVGLGSRLPAEKDPSPQTSSSLGRDSFLGKVSPNVLRNTRPRPASLGTGKDFAGVRVAELAELQQPSASKRSSFQGQGRDRLPRPPCISVKISPKGVPDEHRREALKKLGLLKE, encoded by the exons ATGCCCCAGAGCCAGCTGTGGCCAGCGGGGCCTGGCTCGGAACCCGGGACCCGCGTCGGCAGCTGCGACAGCATCATGAGCACCACGGCCACCCGCTCGGGATCT GGTGACAGCAGCTACGACTTCCTGTCCGCTGAAGAGAAAGAGTGTCTGCTCTTCCTGGAGGAGACCATCGGCTCACTGGACACTGAGGCTGACAGCGGGCTGTCCACCGACGAGTCTGAGCAAGACGCAGCTCCCCGAGCCCCCCGAGCGCCGCCCGCAGCCCAGCCTGCCCCCCAGG GACACCCAGCGGAGAGGAGCGCGCCCCGCGGCCCAGAGCCCAGGAGAGGGCCTCCAGCCGGGCCACCCCGCCTGCCTgaggcccagggcctgggccccaggtCTGGCTCCTATAGCCTCCCCAGAAATATCCGCATCGGCAGCAGCCAGGACCTCGGGAGGAGCAGCCGGCCCACCAGCGGCCCCGGGGAGCCTGAGCACCTGCCGGAGGGCCCAGGTGCTGAGGCTCAGGCAGGCGGGGCCTCCCGCGACAGCCACCCGGGGCCGCGGGCCCTCAGCCCCCCGGCGACAAAGGCCATGTGGCAGGAGCCCCAGGAGGGCGGCCCcgcgcctccccccaccccggggtcccaggcTGCAAGAGCCCACGATGCTGCCAGCCCCGCGGGCGTGGACCCCGGTGCCCGGCTGGCCCCGCTCCCGGCCCCCAAGCCCCGGAAGCTGCCCCCCAATATCGTCCTGAAGAGCAGTCGGAGCGGGCTCCACGGCGAGCCCCAGAACTGGCTGTCCCGCCACCCGGACGGCGGCCCCGGAGACTCGGGCCCTGCTGCCACCTCGctgcaggagcagaggagggcGCGCCGGGAGGCGCTGGAGAAGCTGGGGTTaccccaggaccaggaccagccTGGACCCCACTTCAGTGGCCGCACCGGCTGCCCCGGCCCgtggcccaggcctggcccccagGCCTCTGCACCTGCTGGCGCGGCTCCGGGCCCTGCCCCCACGCGGGCCCCGACCCTGACCTCGGCCCCTAcctcggccccggccccggccccgaccccggccccggccccggccccgaccccggccccgacCTCGGCTCTGACctcggccccagccccggccccgaccccgaccccggccccagcccaggccccggcCCAGGCCTCTCCGCCGCTGCCCACTGCCAAATCCAGGCCCATCCCCATCCCTAAGGCCCCGGCGGCCGGCGGCCCCCTGACCCAGCGGAGGCCCGACCCGGCGCTGACGCTCCAGGAGAGCAGCATCCCCGGCCTGAGACAGATGAGCTTCAAGTCCAACACCCTGGAGCGCTCGGGCGTGGGCCTGGGCAGCCGCCTCCCGGCTGAGAAGGACCCCAGCCCCCAAACCAGCTCGTCCCTGGGCAGAGACTCCTTCTTGGGCAAGGTGTCTCCCAACGTCCTGCGGAACACACGGCCCCGCCCGGCGTCCCTGGGCACCGGGAAGGACTTCGCAGGGGTCCGGGTGGCCGAGCTGGCCGAGCTGCAGCAGCCCAGCGCCTCCAAGCGCTCGTCCTTCCAAGGGCAGGGCCGCGACAGGCTGCCTCGCCCCCCCTGCATCAGTGTCAAGATCTCCCCCAAAGGCGTCCCTGACGAGCACAGAAGGGAAGCCCTGAAGAAGCTGGGCCTGTTGAAGGAGTAG